The following is a genomic window from Amycolatopsis cihanbeyliensis.
TCGTGGTGGAGGGACCAGCCGTGCTGACCATCACCGAGCGGCGGCGGGTGGACCTGCTGGTGCTGGATCTCGGCCTGCCGGGGATGGACGGCCTCGAGGTCTGTCGCAGGCTGCGGGCGGGCGGCACCGAACTGCCGGTGCTGATGTTGACCGCGCGCACCGACGAGGTGGACTTCGTGGTCGGCCTGGACGCGGGCGCCGACGACTACGTGGCCAAACCGTTCCGGCTGGCCGAGCTGCTGGCCCGGATCCGCGCCCTGCTGCGCAGGCGGGTGCCGGACGCGCTGGAGGCAGGCGGGGTGCGGATGGACCTCGGCGCCCGGCTGGTCACCGTGGACGGGCGCGAGGTGCCACTGGCGAACAAGGAGTTCGAGCTGCTGCGGGTGCTGATGAGCCGGGCCGGCCAGGTGGTGAGCAGGGACGAGATCCTCGCCGAGGTGTGGAACGACCTGGAGTCGAAGACCTCGAAGACGCTGGACATGCACATGTCCTGGCTGCGCCGCAAGCTCGCGGTCGCCACCGTCCCGGACCCGACCGGACCGGTGCGGGCGCACGAGGAACAGCGCCGGATCGCCACCGTGCGGGGCGTCGGCTTCCGGTTCAACATCGAGTGATCGCCCGTGCGCCGACGTATCCTGCTGGCCATCCTGCTCGCCGTCGCGGTCACCGGCGCCGCGCTCGGCATCCCGCTCGGCGTGACCGCCTGGGTGCTGGTGGACAACCTCACCAGGGAGGATCTGCTCGCCCGGGCCCAGCAGATCGCGGCCATCGTGGACAGCCAGATCGCCAACCGGCAGCAGGTGGACGTCGGTGACCTGCGGGCGGGCATCCCGGAGAACGGCCTGCTGGTGCTGCGCCAGCCGGGCGTGGTGGAACGGAGACTCGGGGACGACCCCGGGTCGGAGGTGGTGGCCGAGCGGGTACCGATCGCCCAGGGCGGCAGCGTCGAGGTGATCATCCCGGCCGGGCCGTTACAGACCACGCAGACCCAGGTCGTGCTGATCGTGGTGCTGCTGGTGCTGGCGTCGGTCGGCACCGGAACGGTGGTGGCGACGGTCACCGCACGCAGGCTGGCCAAGCCACTGCGGCACGTCGCCGAGCGGGCGGCCCGGCTCGGCGGTGGCGACTTCCGGCCGGACCAGCGGCGCTACGACATCGGCGAGCTGGACATGGTGGCCGAGGCGCTGGACGCATCCAGCTCCGCGCTGGCCCAGCTCGTGCAGCGGGAACGGCAACTGGTCGGGGACGTGTCGCACCAGCTACGCAGCAGGCTCACCGCGTTGCAGCTACGGCTGGACACGCTCGCCACGCACCGGGATCCGGACGTCGCCGAGGACGCGCGGGCCGCGCTGGAGCAGGCCGACCGGCTGGCCGAGGCGCTGGACGAGCTGCTGGCCGCCGCCCGTGCGGCCAGCGAGGTCGGCGCGGAACCGGTGGAGCTGCCTTCGATGTTGCACGAGGTGGCCGAGGAGTGGCGGCCGTTGCTGCGTCCTGCCGGCCGCGCGCTGCGGGTGCGGGTGGCCGACGGGCTGATGGCACGGGCAACCCCCGGCAGGCTGCGCGAGATCGTCGGGGTGCTGCTGGACAACGCGGTGCGGCACGGCGAGGGCACGGTCACCCTGACCGGGCGCCGCGGGGACGCGGAGGGCACCGTGGTGGTCGAGGTGAGCGACACCGGCGCCGGGGTGCCCGACGAGCTCGCCGCGCACATCTTCGAGCGCGGCTTCTCCGGCGGCGGGTCGACCGGGGTGGGGCTCGCGCTGGCCAGGGCGCTCGCCGATGCCGACGGTGGCAGGCTGGAGCTGTCGATCAAGCGGCCGGCCACCTTCACCCTGTTCCTGCGGGTGCCGAGGCCCGTGGACGTCGCCGAGGTGCGCTGGCCGGCCGAGCGGGTCCCCCGCTAGCGCAGCTTGCGGACGTTGCCCGCGCCGCCATCGGGTTCCTCCTCATCGGAGTCCCCGTTGGCCCGGCGGCGCTCGCCCAGCTCGTCCGGGAAGACCCACTTCTTGAACGCCCAGAACTTGAACGCCATCGCCAGCAGCACGCCAAGGATCGCGCCGCTCGCGAAGTCGGCCGCCTCCTGGACCAGCCGGGAGACGTGTGGGACCTCCAGGTCGAGGACGTAGCGGGAGACCAGGAGCGGGATCAGGTTGATCGTCATCGCCACGCCGCTGAACAGGAAGAACAGTGCGGCCTCGTGATGGCGCTCCCGGCCGCCGCGGGTGCGGAAGGACCACTCCCGGTTCAGGATGAAGTTGACGATCGTGGCGACGATGATGGCGATGGCCTTGGCCGTGGTCGGCTTCGGTTCCAGCACGGTGAGCTTGAGCAGGTACCAGACCCCGTTGTCCACGATGAAGGTCGTGCCGCCGACGATGCCGAACTTGAGCATCTCGCGATGCTTGATCAGCACGGAGCGTAGCGGCTCCGGCACCTTGGACAGCACGGACTCGACGACGGCCACGCGCGCAGTGTACGTACGGGTAACCGCTAGGCGGCGCGGTCCCGGGGCGCTCGGTGCAGCGGTGGCCCGCCGGTCTCCCGCGGTCGCGCACCGGCCTGCGGGAACACCCAGCGCTTGAAGGCCCACCAGCGGAAGGCCATGGCGACCATGGTGCCGAGGATGATCGAGCTGACGAAGTCGGCGATCTCCTGGGTGATCAGCCCCACATGGGGTCGTTGGAGCTGCAGGACGTAACGGGAGACCGCGAGCGGCAGCGTGTTCAGCGCCATCGCGATCCCGCTGAACAGGAAGAACAGGGCGGCCTCGTGATGGTTCTCCCGGCCACCGCGGGTGCGGAAGGACCACTCCCGGTTCAGCACGTAGGACACGATGGTGGCCACCAGTACGGCGATGCCGAAGGCGGTGAGTGGGTTACCGGTCAGCACGGTGAACTTGAGCGCGTAGTTCACCGCGATGGTGATCAGGAAGCAGATCCCGCCGACGGTCGCGAACCGCACCAGTTCCCGGTGCCTGACCAGCAGGTCACGCAGTGTTCTGGTGGCGGTCACCCGGGCAGTCTACTGGTCACCACAGCCAGGGAAGCCAGGGAAGCACCGGCTCTCCCGGCTTGCCGGGCTTGCCGGGTGGTCCGGGTGGCCCCGGCCGCTCCGGTGCGCTGGTGCTCGACCCCGACGGTGCTGTCGGGGTCGGTGCCGGGGTGCTCTCCGGTGTCTTGGTGGTGCTCGGCGGCCGGGTCGCGCCGGGTGCGCCGGTAGGCTCGGTCGGTTCCGTTCCCGGTTCGGTCGAGCTCGACGTGCTCGAGGGATCGGAGGTGCCCCGGCTCGGGCCGGTGCTGGGCCCTGGGCCGGTCGTCGGCGCGCCGGCGTTCACCGGCGGGTGACCCGGCCATCGGCAGGGCAGGCCCCAGCAGTCGATCTCCACCGACCTCGATGCGGTCGCCGAGCCCAGCGTGGCCGTCACGGTCACGTTCCGCTGGTGCTCGGTACTCGGCCTGCGGTCCACACCGACCCAGAAGTTCAGGCTGTGCCCCGGCTCGAGTTCGCCGTGGCTGGTGCAGGTCATCCCGCTGCCACCGCGGTCGCAGTCGACCGTCCAGCCACCGAGCAGCAGATGCCCCGGCCGGTCCACCTCGACCGTCACCGGCCTGGCGCTCGGCCCCTCGTTGCGCACCTCGATGGCCAGCACCGGGTGCCGGATCCAGGGGAAGAGCGGGTTCCACATCTGCCGCACCGAGAGGCCGACGGCGTCCTGCGGAACCGCCACCTCGACGCGAACCGAGACCCGCAGCTCGTTGCCTGCGCTCACGGTGCCGGACACCGTTCCCTGCTTGGCACCCTCCGTCGCGACCAGCCGGAACAGCAGCACGACCGACTGGCCGGGTTCGAGCCCCTCCGCCGTGCTGCAGGTGACGATGCTGGTGCCGTCGCTGCCGGGGCAGTGCACGGCGCCGGGGTCGGCGCCGTTCTGCCTCGGGGCCGGCCCGTCCAGCCGTAGCGGCGCACCGCCACCACCGAAGCCGTAGGTCTGGTCCACCGCGTGCACGCCTTCCGGCAGGGACAGGGTGGCGCTGACCGGTTCCGAGGTGCTGCCGCCTTCGTTGCGCACGGTGATCGGCAGCTCGACCGGCGGGCCACCGGGCACCAGTTCGATATCCGTGCCCGAGGGCTGCGCGGTCAGCGAGGGCGGCTCGGGCGCGGGCGACTCCGTGGGCGCCGGCGTCGTCGTGCTCGGCGCCGGTGGCGGC
Proteins encoded in this region:
- a CDS encoding response regulator transcription factor, with product MVLLAEDDPSIAEPLSRALQREGYEVEVVVEGPAVLTITERRRVDLLVLDLGLPGMDGLEVCRRLRAGGTELPVLMLTARTDEVDFVVGLDAGADDYVAKPFRLAELLARIRALLRRRVPDALEAGGVRMDLGARLVTVDGREVPLANKEFELLRVLMSRAGQVVSRDEILAEVWNDLESKTSKTLDMHMSWLRRKLAVATVPDPTGPVRAHEEQRRIATVRGVGFRFNIE
- a CDS encoding ATP-binding protein — its product is MRRRILLAILLAVAVTGAALGIPLGVTAWVLVDNLTREDLLARAQQIAAIVDSQIANRQQVDVGDLRAGIPENGLLVLRQPGVVERRLGDDPGSEVVAERVPIAQGGSVEVIIPAGPLQTTQTQVVLIVVLLVLASVGTGTVVATVTARRLAKPLRHVAERAARLGGGDFRPDQRRYDIGELDMVAEALDASSSALAQLVQRERQLVGDVSHQLRSRLTALQLRLDTLATHRDPDVAEDARAALEQADRLAEALDELLAAARAASEVGAEPVELPSMLHEVAEEWRPLLRPAGRALRVRVADGLMARATPGRLREIVGVLLDNAVRHGEGTVTLTGRRGDAEGTVVVEVSDTGAGVPDELAAHIFERGFSGGGSTGVGLALARALADADGGRLELSIKRPATFTLFLRVPRPVDVAEVRWPAERVPR
- a CDS encoding GtrA family protein, translated to MAVVESVLSKVPEPLRSVLIKHREMLKFGIVGGTTFIVDNGVWYLLKLTVLEPKPTTAKAIAIIVATIVNFILNREWSFRTRGGRERHHEAALFFLFSGVAMTINLIPLLVSRYVLDLEVPHVSRLVQEAADFASGAILGVLLAMAFKFWAFKKWVFPDELGERRRANGDSDEEEPDGGAGNVRKLR
- a CDS encoding GtrA family protein, translating into MRDLLVRHRELVRFATVGGICFLITIAVNYALKFTVLTGNPLTAFGIAVLVATIVSYVLNREWSFRTRGGRENHHEAALFFLFSGIAMALNTLPLAVSRYVLQLQRPHVGLITQEIADFVSSIILGTMVAMAFRWWAFKRWVFPQAGARPRETGGPPLHRAPRDRAA